The sequence GTGAAGTCATTGAACCGCAAAGTGTGCGCGATCGCGTGGTGGAAAAAATCAGACAACTGACCCAACTCTATGATGTCTAAACCGCACAAAAAAAAGCCCCCTCCAAGAGAGGGCTCATCAGTTACCAAATGAGAGGAGTTAACTGTTAATATCTGGTGCTTCCATTGCAACAGGCATCGGTTCACCCGCAGCTAAGTCATAAGGGAAGTTGTGAGCGTTCATTTCGTGGGTCACTTCTAAGCCAATGTTGGCGCGATTGAGAATATCTGCCCAAGTGTTAATGACGCGACCTTGGCTATCTAAAACAGATTGGTTAAAGTTAAAGCCATTCAGATTAAACGCCATTGTTCCCACAGCAAGGGCTGCAAACCAAATGCCGATTACGGGCCAAGCAGCAATGAAGAAGTGAATACTACGGCTATTGTGGAAACCAGAACCACGGAATAAGACACGACCCAGATAACCTTCATGTCCAGCTAAGAGGTTATAAGTGGCTTCTTGTTGTCCAAACTTGTAACCGCTATTTTGGCTTTCTAGTTCGGTCGTTTCGCGAATAATGCTAGAGGTGACAAGAGAACCGTGTAAAGAACTTAAAAACGCACCGCCAAAGACACCAGCAACAGCCAGCATATGGAAGGGGTGCATGAGGATATTATGCTCAGCTTGGAAGTTGAACATGAAATTAAATGTTCCCGAAATTCCTAAAGGCATTCCTTCAGAGAAGCTACCTTGTCCAATGGGATAAATCAAGAAAACGGCGGTGGCTGCTGCAACCGGTGCG comes from Halothece sp. PCC 7418 and encodes:
- the psbA gene encoding photosystem II q(b) protein yields the protein MTNFIQQPTRELRTGQLWEKFCNWVTSTNNRIYIGWFGLLMIPTLLTASIVFAIAFVAAPPVDLLGIREPVIGSLLDGNNLITAGVVPTSAAIGLHFYPLWEASSVSEWLYNGGPYQLIIFHFLIGVWAYLGRLWELSYRLGMRPWISVAFSAPVAAATAVFLIYPIGQGSFSEGMPLGISGTFNFMFNFQAEHNILMHPFHMLAVAGVFGGAFLSSLHGSLVTSSIIRETTELESQNSGYKFGQQEATYNLLAGHEGYLGRVLFRGSGFHNSRSIHFFIAAWPVIGIWFAALAVGTMAFNLNGFNFNQSVLDSQGRVINTWADILNRANIGLEVTHEMNAHNFPYDLAAGEPMPVAMEAPDINS